A genome region from Pristis pectinata isolate sPriPec2 chromosome 4, sPriPec2.1.pri, whole genome shotgun sequence includes the following:
- the LOC127569414 gene encoding transcription regulator protein BACH1-like isoform X1, protein MSIKDKSDTLVYSYESSVHSTNVLLSLNDQRKQDLFCDVTVIVENKSFRAHRSVLAACSDYFLSTVVWKKELDMIVTLPEEVTVKGFAPLLQFAYTSKLLLNKSNVLDVCRSVEFLGIHNIEKTCFSFLQAKLFGKNKDFTEFSRSACCMSTCLKTNLKIPVGDNENSEVDDDVEEFLEFENLKSPCPKLRKCIEVGKISPDVQNEATNSKYTCLKQSEWASSSSLCPKYRKFQLACGKERMTSWSNNLSLPNSSLEQIISKQQIGPCQNLTFTVESGDAPMRQTEKDQGGISMVGENGIYNDENIEVKKSMDVSCSVAQNFLVEESNGLAQNISGIHPTFTEEHYNLPCSQAELFVPMMLQYDKLQKTNAAVADIEGTKIEIGQGCDHPSASEKGGGDSERKSVIFSSSCSKKQSINPVSSGQSIVEREVAEHLAKGFWSEPNGSRSGCKAESFIEENNCPRQLNIERISQCPQFSIDSCQTLEENSQSTLLLHYTSSASHLSGSTNSSSKCPFKYSTGNSVCSSSSGLEELENDQGQQQGKYDDACTTNSGDDFGSESEDDSESCSAREQECEVKLPFPVERITLLSRNDFQTMLKLHKLNPEQLDYIHDIRRRSKNRIAAQRCRKRKLDCIQNLECEIHTLLCEKEKLLQEKGQLKLSMGETWSNLSGLCKQICKEAALTPEQIQTLAKYSSPECPLSVLNTQRSLGSITRTNLIISHPGYSKGSKSMECIDEQGSSQRLQEKTMDIPSSPREGITADPSKTEQCCQTVMTDFCQEMIDKCTTDE, encoded by the exons ATGTCGATAAAAGACAAGAGCGACACTTTGGTTTATTCCTATGAGTCCTCTGTACACAGTACCAATGTACTACTGAGCCTCAATGATCAAAGGAAACAAGACCTCTTCTGTGACGTGACTGTGATAGTAGAAAACAAGTCCTTTCGTGCTCATCGTTCTGTGCTTGCTGCCTGCAGTGATTATTTTCTGTCAACTGTGGTATGGAAGAAAGAGCTTGACATGATTGTTACACTCCCTGAGGAG GTTACAGTAAAAGGTTTTGCACCGCTTCTTCAGTTTGCATACACTTCCAAACTTCTTTTGAATAAAAGTAATGTGTTGGATGTATGTAGAAGTGTAGAATTTCTTGGAATCCATAACATAGAGAAAACATGCTTTAGTTTTCTTCAAGCGAAGCTCTTTGGAAAGAATAAAGATTTTACGGAATTTTCAAGAAGTGCATGTTGTATGTCCACATGTCTGAAAACAAATCTAAAAATTCCTGTTGGTGACAATGAAAATTCAGAGGTTGATGATGATGTGGaagaatttcttgaatttgaaaaTCTCAAGAGCCCCTGTCCAAAGCTCCGTAAATGCATTGAAGTTGGGAAAATTAGTCCAGATGTTCAAAATGAGGCAACCAATTCCAAGTATACCTGTTTAAAACAGAGTGAATGGGCCAGTTCATCATCTCTTTGTCCTAAGTACCGAAAATTTCAGTTGGCCTGTGGGAAGGAGCGAATGACATCATGGAGTAATAATTTGTCATTACCAAATTCTTCATTAGAGCAAATAATTTCAAAACAGCAAATTGGCCCTTGTCAAAACCTAACATTCACGGTTGAGTCTGGGGATGCACCTATGAGGCAGACTGAAAAGGATCAAGGTGGCATATCTATGGTAGGTGAGAATGGAATCTATAATGATGAAAATATTGAAGTGAAGAAGTCAATGGATGTAAGTTGCTCTGTAGCGCAAAACTTTTTAGTTGAAGAATCAAATGGGCTAGCACAAAATATCTCAGGTATTCACCCAACCTTTACTGAAGAGCATTACAACTTGCCTTGCTCCCAGGCAGAACTATTTGTTCCCATGATGTTGCAGTATGACAAGTTGCAAAAGACTAATGCTGCTGTTGCAGATATTGAAGGAACAAAAATTGAAATTGGTCAAGGATGTGATCATCCAAGTGCTTCAGAAAAAGGAGGGGGAGACTCTGAGAGAAAATCAGTTATTTTTAGCTCGAGTTGTTCTAAAAAACAAAGTATTAATCCAGTCTCCAGTGGTCAAagcattgtggaaagagaagtggcAGAACATTTAGCAAAAGGATTCTGGAGCGAACCCAACGGATCAAGGTCTGGTTGTAAGGCTGAATCTTTTATTGAAGAGAATAATTGTCCAAGACAACTCAATATAGAGAGAATTTCTCAATGCCCACAGTTTTCCATAGATTCTTGCCAAACCCTTGAAGAAAATTCTCAGAGTACTTTACTACTGCACTATACTTCTTCAGCATCACACCTGTCTGGTTCTACAAACAGCTCTTCAAAGTGCCCATTTAAATATAGCACTGGAAATTCAGTGTGTTCCAGCAGCTCAGGTTTAGAGGAGCTTGAAAATGACCAAGGACAGCAGCAAGGCAAATATGATGATGCCTGTACTACTAACTCAGGAGATGATTTTGGCTCAGAATCGGAGGATGACAGTGAGTCGTGCTCTGCCAGAGAACAAGAATGTGAG GTAAAGCTACCATTTCCTGTTGAAAGAATTACACTGTTATCCAGAAATGATTTTCAAACAATGCTGAAGCTGCATAAACTGAATCCAGAACAATTAGATTATATCCATGATATACGACGTCGTAGCAAAAACAGAATTGCAGCTCAACGCTGTCGAAAGCGGAAACTTGATTGCATTCAGAACTTGGAATGTGAAATACACACACTG CTTTGTGAAAAGGAGAAGTTACTACAAGAGAAGGGGCAATTAAAACTATCTATGGGTGAAACCTGGAGTAATTTATCAGGCCTTTGTAAGCAGATATGTAAAGAAGCAGCCCTGACCCCTGAACAAATTCAGACACTAGCAAAATACTCCTCCCCAGAATGCCCTCTTTCAGTGCTGAACACACAAAGAAGCCTTGGTTCCATCACTCGTACAAATCTGATTATTTCACATCCAGGATATTCCAAGGGTTCGAAGAGTATGGAATGTATTGATGAGCAAGGCTCTAGTCAACGGCTTCAAGAAAAAACAATGGATATCCCCAGCAGTCCACGAGAAGGGATTACAGCAGATCCATCCAAGACTGAACAGTGCTGCCAAACTGTAATGACTGATTTCTGTCAAGAAATGATAGACAAATGTACCACAGATGAGTAA
- the LOC127569414 gene encoding transcription regulator protein BACH1-like isoform X2: MSIKDKSDTLVYSYESSVHSTNVLLSLNDQRKQDLFCDVTVIVENKSFRAHRSVLAACSDYFLSTVVWKKELDMIVTLPEEVTVKGFAPLLQFAYTSKLLLNKSNVLDVCRSVEFLGIHNIEKTCFSFLQAKLFGKNKDFTEFSRSACCMSTCLKTNLKIPVGDNENSEVDDDVEEFLEFENLKSPCPKLRKCIEVGKISPDVQNEATNSKYTCLKQSEWASSSSLCPKYRKFQLACGKERMTSWSNNLSLPNSSLEQIISKQQIGPCQNLTFTVESGDAPMRQTEKDQGGISMVGENGIYNDENIEVKKSMDVSCSVAQNFLVEESNGLAQNISGIHPTFTEEHYNLPCSQAELFVPMMLQYDKLQKTNAAVADIEGTKIEIGQGCDHPSASEKGGGDSERKSVIFSSSCSKKQSINPVSSGQSIVEREVAEHLAKGFWSEPNGSRSGCKAESFIEENNCPRQLNIERISQCPQFSIDSCQTLEENSQSTLLLHYTSSASHLSGSTNSSSKCPFKYSTGNSVCSSSSGLEELENDQGQQQGKYDDACTTNSGDDFGSESEDDSESCSAREQECELPFPVERITLLSRNDFQTMLKLHKLNPEQLDYIHDIRRRSKNRIAAQRCRKRKLDCIQNLECEIHTLLCEKEKLLQEKGQLKLSMGETWSNLSGLCKQICKEAALTPEQIQTLAKYSSPECPLSVLNTQRSLGSITRTNLIISHPGYSKGSKSMECIDEQGSSQRLQEKTMDIPSSPREGITADPSKTEQCCQTVMTDFCQEMIDKCTTDE; the protein is encoded by the exons ATGTCGATAAAAGACAAGAGCGACACTTTGGTTTATTCCTATGAGTCCTCTGTACACAGTACCAATGTACTACTGAGCCTCAATGATCAAAGGAAACAAGACCTCTTCTGTGACGTGACTGTGATAGTAGAAAACAAGTCCTTTCGTGCTCATCGTTCTGTGCTTGCTGCCTGCAGTGATTATTTTCTGTCAACTGTGGTATGGAAGAAAGAGCTTGACATGATTGTTACACTCCCTGAGGAG GTTACAGTAAAAGGTTTTGCACCGCTTCTTCAGTTTGCATACACTTCCAAACTTCTTTTGAATAAAAGTAATGTGTTGGATGTATGTAGAAGTGTAGAATTTCTTGGAATCCATAACATAGAGAAAACATGCTTTAGTTTTCTTCAAGCGAAGCTCTTTGGAAAGAATAAAGATTTTACGGAATTTTCAAGAAGTGCATGTTGTATGTCCACATGTCTGAAAACAAATCTAAAAATTCCTGTTGGTGACAATGAAAATTCAGAGGTTGATGATGATGTGGaagaatttcttgaatttgaaaaTCTCAAGAGCCCCTGTCCAAAGCTCCGTAAATGCATTGAAGTTGGGAAAATTAGTCCAGATGTTCAAAATGAGGCAACCAATTCCAAGTATACCTGTTTAAAACAGAGTGAATGGGCCAGTTCATCATCTCTTTGTCCTAAGTACCGAAAATTTCAGTTGGCCTGTGGGAAGGAGCGAATGACATCATGGAGTAATAATTTGTCATTACCAAATTCTTCATTAGAGCAAATAATTTCAAAACAGCAAATTGGCCCTTGTCAAAACCTAACATTCACGGTTGAGTCTGGGGATGCACCTATGAGGCAGACTGAAAAGGATCAAGGTGGCATATCTATGGTAGGTGAGAATGGAATCTATAATGATGAAAATATTGAAGTGAAGAAGTCAATGGATGTAAGTTGCTCTGTAGCGCAAAACTTTTTAGTTGAAGAATCAAATGGGCTAGCACAAAATATCTCAGGTATTCACCCAACCTTTACTGAAGAGCATTACAACTTGCCTTGCTCCCAGGCAGAACTATTTGTTCCCATGATGTTGCAGTATGACAAGTTGCAAAAGACTAATGCTGCTGTTGCAGATATTGAAGGAACAAAAATTGAAATTGGTCAAGGATGTGATCATCCAAGTGCTTCAGAAAAAGGAGGGGGAGACTCTGAGAGAAAATCAGTTATTTTTAGCTCGAGTTGTTCTAAAAAACAAAGTATTAATCCAGTCTCCAGTGGTCAAagcattgtggaaagagaagtggcAGAACATTTAGCAAAAGGATTCTGGAGCGAACCCAACGGATCAAGGTCTGGTTGTAAGGCTGAATCTTTTATTGAAGAGAATAATTGTCCAAGACAACTCAATATAGAGAGAATTTCTCAATGCCCACAGTTTTCCATAGATTCTTGCCAAACCCTTGAAGAAAATTCTCAGAGTACTTTACTACTGCACTATACTTCTTCAGCATCACACCTGTCTGGTTCTACAAACAGCTCTTCAAAGTGCCCATTTAAATATAGCACTGGAAATTCAGTGTGTTCCAGCAGCTCAGGTTTAGAGGAGCTTGAAAATGACCAAGGACAGCAGCAAGGCAAATATGATGATGCCTGTACTACTAACTCAGGAGATGATTTTGGCTCAGAATCGGAGGATGACAGTGAGTCGTGCTCTGCCAGAGAACAAGAATGTGAG CTACCATTTCCTGTTGAAAGAATTACACTGTTATCCAGAAATGATTTTCAAACAATGCTGAAGCTGCATAAACTGAATCCAGAACAATTAGATTATATCCATGATATACGACGTCGTAGCAAAAACAGAATTGCAGCTCAACGCTGTCGAAAGCGGAAACTTGATTGCATTCAGAACTTGGAATGTGAAATACACACACTG CTTTGTGAAAAGGAGAAGTTACTACAAGAGAAGGGGCAATTAAAACTATCTATGGGTGAAACCTGGAGTAATTTATCAGGCCTTTGTAAGCAGATATGTAAAGAAGCAGCCCTGACCCCTGAACAAATTCAGACACTAGCAAAATACTCCTCCCCAGAATGCCCTCTTTCAGTGCTGAACACACAAAGAAGCCTTGGTTCCATCACTCGTACAAATCTGATTATTTCACATCCAGGATATTCCAAGGGTTCGAAGAGTATGGAATGTATTGATGAGCAAGGCTCTAGTCAACGGCTTCAAGAAAAAACAATGGATATCCCCAGCAGTCCACGAGAAGGGATTACAGCAGATCCATCCAAGACTGAACAGTGCTGCCAAACTGTAATGACTGATTTCTGTCAAGAAATGATAGACAAATGTACCACAGATGAGTAA